One segment of Arcanobacterium phocae DNA contains the following:
- the treS gene encoding maltose alpha-D-glucosyltransferase, which translates to MTKSAINVPPLDRPGIVTDPNWFRTAVFYEVLLRAFGDTHGTGTGDFRGLIDHLDYLQWLGVDALWIPPFYPSPMRDGGYDISNYTAVNSEYGSMEDFAELVEQAHERGIRIVIDVVANHTSDQHPWFQSSRANPDGPYGDFYVWRDTDDDYADARIIFIDTEASNWTFDPVRRQYFWHRFFSHQPDLNFENPAVQDAIIDVVKFWCEIGVDGFRLDAIPYLFEEEGTNCENLPRTHEFIARLRREIDEAYPGRIFIAEANQWPEDVVEYYGTDENPECHMCFHFPVMPRIYYALRDQRATAIREILKATPDIPAGGQWGTFLRNHDELTLEMVSTEERAKMYGWYAEDPRMRANVGIRRRLAPLLGNSRAELELANALLLSLPGSPCLYYGDEIGMGDNIWLPDRDSVRTPMQWTPDRNAGFSDADPGQLYLPLVQSLAYHYQSTNVESQLAQSSSLLHWMHGMLRVRSQYPVLGNGSFELRDADDESVLAFTRVNDDQAILCVMNLANTARAAKVTVSEFAGYAARDVFGGAQFPAIGEDGDYHMTLGSRDFFWLELTRDPQ; encoded by the coding sequence TTGACCAAATCCGCTATCAATGTGCCACCGCTCGACCGTCCTGGCATCGTAACCGATCCCAACTGGTTCCGCACCGCCGTCTTTTACGAGGTGCTGTTGCGTGCCTTTGGCGATACACACGGCACCGGAACCGGTGATTTTCGTGGCCTGATCGATCACCTCGATTACCTGCAATGGCTCGGCGTTGACGCACTGTGGATTCCACCGTTCTATCCGTCCCCGATGCGCGACGGCGGATACGATATTTCGAACTATACTGCGGTTAATTCTGAATATGGTTCGATGGAGGATTTTGCCGAGCTCGTCGAACAAGCACATGAACGCGGTATTCGGATCGTGATCGACGTCGTCGCCAACCACACGTCCGATCAGCACCCGTGGTTCCAAAGCTCGCGGGCAAACCCGGACGGCCCCTACGGTGATTTTTATGTGTGGCGAGACACCGACGACGACTACGCCGACGCCCGCATTATTTTCATCGACACCGAAGCCTCGAACTGGACGTTCGATCCGGTTCGCCGGCAATACTTCTGGCACCGGTTCTTCTCCCATCAGCCAGATCTTAATTTTGAAAACCCGGCTGTACAGGACGCCATTATCGACGTCGTTAAGTTCTGGTGTGAGATCGGCGTCGACGGATTCCGCCTAGATGCTATTCCTTATCTTTTCGAAGAAGAAGGAACGAACTGCGAAAACCTACCGCGGACACACGAATTCATTGCGCGGTTGCGGCGGGAAATCGATGAGGCCTATCCAGGGCGAATCTTCATTGCTGAAGCGAACCAGTGGCCTGAGGACGTAGTCGAATACTACGGCACCGATGAGAATCCGGAATGCCACATGTGCTTCCACTTCCCCGTCATGCCGCGAATCTACTATGCGTTACGCGACCAGCGTGCCACCGCTATTCGCGAAATCCTCAAAGCTACCCCGGATATTCCAGCCGGCGGGCAATGGGGAACGTTCTTGCGCAATCACGACGAGCTGACCTTGGAAATGGTCTCCACCGAAGAACGCGCAAAAATGTATGGCTGGTATGCCGAAGACCCGCGTATGCGCGCGAATGTTGGTATCCGACGCAGATTGGCTCCGTTGCTGGGTAACTCCCGAGCCGAATTGGAGTTAGCGAACGCGTTGCTACTCTCGCTGCCCGGATCACCTTGCCTCTACTATGGCGATGAAATCGGCATGGGAGACAACATTTGGCTCCCCGACCGCGATTCCGTCCGCACCCCAATGCAGTGGACACCCGATCGCAATGCCGGTTTTTCCGATGCTGACCCGGGTCAACTGTATTTACCACTCGTACAATCACTTGCCTACCACTATCAAAGCACCAATGTGGAGTCCCAGCTGGCACAGTCCTCCTCACTGTTGCATTGGATGCACGGAATGTTGCGGGTACGTTCACAATATCCAGTCTTAGGCAATGGTTCATTTGAGTTGCGCGATGCCGACGACGAATCCGTCCTAGCTTTCACCCGTGTGAATGACGATCAAGCAATCTTGTGCGTGATGAACTTGGCTAACACTGCCCGCGCTGCGAAGGTCACAGTTTCCGAGTTCGCTGGTTACGCGGCGAGAGACGTGTTTGGCGGAGCGCAGTTCCCTGCTATTGGCGAGGACGGCGACTACCATATGACGCTCGGCTCTCGTGACTTTTTCTGGCTAGAGCTAACAAGGGATCCACAATGA
- the glgB gene encoding 1,4-alpha-glucan branching protein GlgB, translated as MNAQLEPIHVGTDILDAISNGYYHAPHDILGPHSDGNNVTVRVIRQLADEVTVITSNDEYPATHEYNGVWVAVLPGKDIRDYRIRARYGDFDSIGDDGYRFLPTVGEMDIYLFNEGRHERLWEVMGAHLRTYETLMGPVSGTAFAVWAPNAKAVRVVGDFNAWNGTVSAMRTMGASGVWELFVPGAKEGARYKFEIQYADGSWHQKADPFARRTEVPPSTASIITDTHFDWNDEEWVTKRGEIDPHTGPISIYEVHLGSWRMGLDFKDLAEQLIGHVKYLGFTHVEFMPLAEHPFGPSWGYQVTGYYSPTARFGSPDELRYLINELHKAGIGVIMDWVPAHFPKDDWALARFDGTPLFEDPNPLRGEHPDWGTYVFNFGRNEVKNFLVANALYWLEEFHIDGIRVDAVASMLYLDYSRQAGQWEPNQYGGRENLEAISFIQETNATAYRNHPGIMMIAEESTSWEGVTRMTTEGGLGYGLKWNMGWMNDTLRYMQEEPINRRWHHGEITFSLVYAFSEQFALPISHDEVVHGKGSLYEKMPGDAWQKLAGVRLLFGYQWAHPGKQLLFMGQEFAQISEWNEGKGLDWWLIDNPNHDGVMSCLARLNQVYKEHPALWSDDFTQRGFEWIDGSDGDNNVLTFIRKSSIDDDVVVAAINFAGTPHMDYRIGLPEAGEWEEIVNTDALEYGGSGVGNMGAVHTEDVPWNGRAQSALVQLPPLGVVYLTPKK; from the coding sequence ATGAACGCACAATTAGAACCAATTCATGTTGGCACCGATATCCTCGATGCCATCTCCAACGGCTACTATCACGCACCACACGATATTCTCGGACCACATTCGGACGGCAACAACGTGACAGTGCGCGTCATTCGGCAACTGGCAGACGAAGTTACTGTTATTACTTCGAATGACGAATACCCGGCTACCCACGAATACAACGGTGTATGGGTGGCGGTGTTACCCGGAAAAGATATTCGCGACTATCGCATCCGTGCCCGCTACGGCGATTTCGATTCCATCGGCGACGATGGATATCGTTTCTTGCCAACTGTTGGTGAAATGGACATCTACCTCTTTAACGAGGGACGCCATGAGCGCCTCTGGGAGGTGATGGGTGCACATCTACGAACCTATGAGACTTTGATGGGCCCTGTTTCTGGAACTGCCTTTGCAGTATGGGCTCCGAATGCGAAAGCCGTGCGCGTCGTCGGCGATTTCAATGCTTGGAACGGAACTGTCTCTGCTATGCGCACGATGGGCGCATCGGGCGTGTGGGAACTATTCGTCCCGGGTGCCAAAGAAGGCGCCCGTTACAAGTTTGAAATCCAATATGCGGACGGCTCCTGGCATCAGAAGGCCGATCCTTTTGCACGCCGCACCGAGGTTCCACCGTCAACCGCATCCATCATTACGGATACCCATTTTGATTGGAACGACGAAGAATGGGTCACTAAACGTGGCGAAATTGATCCACACACGGGTCCAATTTCTATTTACGAAGTACACCTCGGCTCGTGGCGGATGGGCCTCGATTTCAAAGACCTAGCAGAACAGTTGATCGGCCACGTCAAGTACTTGGGCTTCACTCACGTTGAGTTCATGCCGCTGGCAGAGCATCCGTTCGGTCCATCGTGGGGATACCAGGTTACTGGCTACTACTCCCCAACCGCTCGCTTTGGAAGCCCTGATGAGCTCCGTTATCTCATCAACGAACTACATAAGGCCGGCATCGGCGTCATCATGGACTGGGTTCCAGCCCACTTCCCGAAGGACGATTGGGCACTGGCCCGATTCGATGGCACTCCACTGTTTGAAGATCCAAACCCGTTACGTGGCGAACATCCAGACTGGGGCACATATGTGTTCAACTTTGGCCGTAACGAGGTGAAGAACTTCCTAGTAGCCAATGCACTTTACTGGCTCGAAGAGTTCCATATCGACGGTATCCGTGTCGACGCCGTTGCATCTATGCTCTACCTTGACTACTCACGTCAAGCTGGACAATGGGAGCCGAACCAGTACGGTGGCCGAGAAAACCTCGAAGCAATTTCGTTCATTCAAGAAACGAATGCTACCGCCTACCGAAACCATCCAGGCATCATGATGATCGCAGAGGAATCCACCTCATGGGAAGGCGTCACCCGGATGACCACCGAAGGCGGACTCGGATACGGCCTAAAGTGGAATATGGGCTGGATGAATGACACCCTGCGCTACATGCAAGAAGAGCCAATCAACCGGCGCTGGCACCATGGCGAAATCACCTTCTCCTTGGTGTACGCATTCTCTGAGCAGTTCGCATTGCCTATCTCGCACGACGAAGTCGTTCACGGAAAAGGCTCTCTATACGAAAAGATGCCTGGCGACGCTTGGCAAAAGCTAGCTGGTGTACGATTGCTGTTCGGTTATCAGTGGGCGCATCCAGGCAAGCAGCTTTTGTTCATGGGTCAAGAGTTCGCTCAGATCTCGGAATGGAACGAAGGCAAGGGTCTTGATTGGTGGTTGATTGACAATCCAAATCATGATGGTGTCATGTCCTGCTTAGCTCGGTTGAACCAGGTCTACAAAGAGCATCCAGCCTTGTGGTCGGACGATTTCACCCAGCGTGGTTTCGAATGGATTGACGGATCCGACGGCGACAATAACGTCCTAACATTCATCCGTAAGTCCTCGATTGACGACGACGTCGTTGTTGCCGCGATCAACTTCGCCGGTACACCACATATGGACTACCGCATCGGCTTACCAGAAGCTGGTGAATGGGAAGAGATCGTCAACACTGACGCCCTCGAATACGGCGGTTCTGGCGTTGGGAACATGGGCGCGGTCCACACCGAAGACGTGCCGTGGAACGGCCGGGCACAGTCCGCACTAGTCCAGCTGCCACCGCTCGGCGTCGTCTATCTGACACCGAAGAAGTAG
- a CDS encoding sugar ABC transporter permease, translating to MEKTVVAPAVTANKVPFGKWFRETGFRHVIAILAVLYAAFPILYIISAALNPNIKTTLTGANKMFSSVSAQNFTELSDTMFWTWFSNTLIVGVSTAIGTVLMGAAAAYAFSRFRFSGRRMTLMSLMVIQMFPQLLTFVAIFLLLTTLGDVFPVLGIDSKLALICVYLGGALGANTFLMYGFFNSIPMELDEAAKIDGATHAQVYWTIIMPLVIPILAVVGLLSFISSFNDFILARTILTSQENWTLAVGMNLWVGGNEKNWDWFAAGSIIAAVPILLLFLFLQKYIVSGLTGGAVKG from the coding sequence ATGGAAAAAACTGTTGTAGCTCCAGCGGTAACAGCAAATAAAGTTCCGTTCGGGAAATGGTTCCGTGAGACTGGTTTCCGGCATGTCATCGCAATTTTGGCAGTGCTCTATGCGGCATTTCCAATCCTGTACATTATCTCGGCAGCGCTAAATCCGAATATCAAAACCACTCTTACGGGTGCGAACAAGATGTTCTCATCAGTGTCGGCACAAAACTTCACTGAATTGTCAGACACAATGTTCTGGACGTGGTTCTCGAACACTCTGATCGTTGGTGTCTCTACTGCTATCGGAACAGTCCTGATGGGTGCCGCAGCGGCTTATGCGTTCTCTCGTTTCCGGTTCTCCGGACGCAGGATGACGCTGATGTCCTTGATGGTTATTCAGATGTTCCCTCAGCTGTTGACCTTCGTTGCGATCTTCTTGTTGCTAACCACCCTGGGAGATGTTTTCCCAGTACTCGGTATTGACTCGAAGTTAGCGCTGATCTGTGTTTACCTCGGTGGCGCATTGGGTGCTAACACCTTCCTTATGTATGGCTTCTTTAATTCCATTCCGATGGAACTAGATGAAGCTGCAAAGATTGACGGTGCTACGCACGCTCAGGTGTACTGGACCATCATTATGCCACTCGTGATACCGATTCTCGCCGTTGTGGGGCTGTTAAGCTTTATTAGCTCCTTTAATGACTTCATTCTGGCGCGTACAATTCTCACGTCCCAAGAGAACTGGACACTAGCAGTCGGTATGAACCTGTGGGTTGGCGGCAACGAAAAGAATTGGGACTGGTTCGCGGCGGGTTCCATCATCGCGGCTGTTCCGATTCTGTTGCTCTTCTTGTTCTTGCAAAAGTACATTGTCTCTGGTTTGACCGGTGGCGCTGTGAAGGGCTAA
- a CDS encoding ABC transporter permease subunit, with translation MSQMIKPSEASKKRAAQRVERAKLDSSATKWGAGFITKLVLMGIVNALGIFIIFTAFGVGSLTLGSLMVVLLLALDWVYFSRRTLALKYLAPGLVFLLIFQAFVIVYTAYIAFTNYGHQHTLDKQTAIESILLQNSSQRVENSPQYPLAVVEKDGELGFAVIDPEEKVLKAGTEKEQLSEVAGKFSGTQITEVSGYTLVPLSELGARQDEVTQLRVPISNDPDEGAIGTQTGTVGYQFISTVKYDADADTMTDLSTGTVFTANEETGFFEAEDGSTINVGWRVVVGFDNFVRGFGDSRYAQPFFQVLVWNVIFAFMSVVTTFLLGMALAIVLNDERLKGRKIYRTLLLLPYAFPSFMTAFLFAGLMNRSYGFFNQMLGLEIPWLTDPTMAKVSVILVNLWMGFPYMFLIVTGALQAIPGELTEAAKIDGATSFQVWRNVTLPQLMISLTPLLIASFAFNFNNFNLIYMLNGGGPRMSDASVPVGHTDILISMVYKIAGLTGEAAPNYGLAAAMSLVIFLIVGSVSLYSFKKSKSMEAL, from the coding sequence ATGTCGCAGATGATCAAGCCTAGCGAGGCGTCGAAGAAACGCGCAGCACAACGGGTAGAACGGGCCAAGCTTGACTCTTCCGCAACGAAATGGGGAGCTGGCTTCATAACCAAACTCGTGTTGATGGGTATCGTCAACGCACTAGGTATTTTTATTATTTTCACCGCTTTCGGCGTAGGGTCCCTTACGCTTGGAAGCCTCATGGTAGTTTTGCTCCTTGCTTTAGACTGGGTATATTTTTCACGCCGCACTTTAGCATTGAAGTATTTGGCTCCAGGTCTCGTATTCTTGCTGATCTTCCAGGCGTTTGTTATCGTGTACACCGCATATATCGCTTTCACAAACTACGGGCATCAGCACACGTTGGATAAGCAGACTGCTATCGAGTCCATTCTTTTGCAAAACTCATCTCAACGTGTCGAGAATTCTCCTCAGTACCCACTTGCTGTAGTTGAGAAGGACGGGGAACTCGGTTTCGCTGTTATTGACCCGGAAGAAAAAGTCTTGAAAGCTGGAACTGAAAAAGAGCAGCTTTCTGAAGTAGCTGGAAAGTTCTCCGGAACTCAAATTACTGAAGTATCTGGCTACACGCTTGTTCCATTATCTGAACTTGGTGCACGGCAAGATGAGGTTACCCAGCTTCGTGTTCCAATCAGCAACGACCCTGATGAGGGAGCTATCGGAACGCAGACCGGTACCGTTGGCTATCAGTTCATTTCAACCGTGAAATATGATGCTGACGCTGACACCATGACGGACCTATCAACTGGAACAGTCTTCACAGCCAACGAAGAGACGGGTTTCTTCGAAGCTGAAGACGGATCAACCATCAATGTGGGTTGGCGCGTCGTCGTCGGATTTGACAACTTCGTGAGGGGCTTCGGTGATAGCCGTTACGCTCAGCCGTTCTTCCAAGTTCTTGTTTGGAACGTTATCTTCGCCTTCATGTCTGTTGTTACGACATTCTTGTTGGGCATGGCCTTAGCAATCGTTTTGAACGACGAACGATTGAAGGGACGCAAGATTTATCGAACATTGCTGCTACTGCCGTATGCATTCCCATCATTCATGACGGCGTTCTTGTTTGCAGGTTTGATGAATCGTAGCTATGGTTTCTTCAACCAGATGCTTGGCCTAGAAATTCCGTGGCTAACGGATCCAACGATGGCTAAAGTTTCGGTAATCCTGGTCAACTTATGGATGGGCTTCCCATACATGTTCTTGATCGTTACCGGTGCTTTGCAAGCGATTCCAGGTGAGTTAACTGAAGCAGCTAAGATCGACGGAGCGACCTCGTTCCAGGTGTGGCGCAACGTGACGTTGCCACAGCTAATGATTTCGCTAACCCCGCTCCTTATTGCTTCATTCGCCTTCAACTTCAACAACTTCAACTTGATATACATGTTGAACGGAGGAGGCCCACGAATGAGTGATGCGTCTGTTCCAGTTGGACATACTGATATTTTGATTTCGATGGTTTACAAGATAGCCGGTTTGACCGGTGAGGCTGCACCTAATTACGGCTTGGCTGCGGCAATGTCGCTAGTTATCTTCTTGATCGTTGGATCGGTATCGCTCTACTCCTTTAAGAAGTCTAAGTCGATGGAGGCGCTGTGA
- a CDS encoding sugar ABC transporter substrate-binding protein gives MRRGIALVAVAGMTIAGLAACGSNDSAKDDGKTKASEGKSDAALTVWVDDNRKPAFEIAANKYEEATGNKVELVVKENDQIRSEFAAQVPTGKGPDITFGAHDWLGEFVTNGIVAPIELGDKASEFSDIAIKGFTYDGTTYGVPYAVENIAIIRNADLAKDPTPATFDEMIAAGKATGAKTPFMVQVGEKGDPFHMYPFESSFTGPVFKTDADGNYTPELNLGGEKGAAFAQWLADKSAAGELSTAWTYDIVVEAFKNGEVPFILGGPWMLGDFDGMNVAVDPIPSAGDMPAAPFVGVQGGFISATSKNQLLATDFLVNYVGTEEVQDALYQAGQRTPALKASAEKIKSDPVAAGFAKAGEAGLPMPALPQMGAVWGFWGATEAQVMGGGDTTATWEKMISDIETEIAKK, from the coding sequence ATGCGTCGTGGCATTGCACTCGTGGCAGTTGCGGGAATGACAATTGCAGGTCTAGCGGCCTGTGGTTCCAATGATTCGGCTAAGGATGACGGCAAGACAAAAGCGTCTGAAGGTAAGTCGGATGCAGCTCTTACCGTTTGGGTAGATGATAACCGTAAGCCAGCATTTGAAATTGCTGCTAATAAGTATGAAGAAGCTACTGGAAACAAAGTTGAACTGGTTGTTAAGGAAAACGATCAGATCCGTTCTGAGTTTGCCGCCCAGGTTCCAACTGGTAAGGGCCCAGATATTACATTCGGTGCACATGACTGGTTGGGCGAATTTGTTACTAACGGTATTGTTGCTCCAATCGAATTGGGTGACAAGGCAAGTGAATTCTCAGATATTGCTATCAAGGGCTTTACGTACGACGGTACGACCTACGGTGTTCCTTATGCAGTAGAGAACATCGCTATTATCCGCAATGCAGATCTCGCCAAGGATCCAACCCCAGCAACATTCGATGAAATGATTGCTGCAGGCAAGGCCACTGGCGCTAAGACTCCATTTATGGTTCAGGTTGGCGAAAAGGGCGATCCGTTCCACATGTACCCATTCGAGTCTTCCTTCACTGGCCCGGTATTCAAGACCGATGCTGATGGCAACTACACGCCTGAGCTTAACCTCGGTGGCGAAAAGGGTGCAGCATTCGCTCAGTGGTTGGCAGATAAGTCTGCTGCCGGTGAGCTTTCTACTGCATGGACCTACGATATCGTCGTCGAAGCCTTCAAGAACGGCGAAGTTCCATTCATTCTTGGTGGTCCATGGATGCTCGGCGATTTCGATGGCATGAACGTTGCTGTTGATCCAATTCCATCTGCTGGTGATATGCCTGCTGCTCCATTCGTTGGCGTTCAGGGCGGTTTCATTTCAGCAACTTCCAAGAACCAGCTCCTCGCAACTGACTTCCTTGTCAACTATGTTGGTACCGAAGAGGTTCAGGACGCACTTTACCAAGCTGGTCAGCGTACCCCAGCTCTCAAGGCTTCTGCAGAGAAGATCAAGTCTGATCCAGTAGCCGCTGGATTTGCTAAGGCTGGCGAAGCTGGTCTGCCAATGCCAGCACTCCCACAGATGGGTGCTGTATGGGGCTTCTGGGGCGCAACCGAAGCTCAGGTAATGGGTGGCGGAGATACAACCGCAACGTGGGAAAAGATGATCTCAGACATCGAAACCGAGATCGCCAAGAAGTGA
- a CDS encoding LacI family DNA-binding transcriptional regulator, translating into MAKRIRLADLATQAGVSTATVSRVLNGKHSVAPETRQAVLAALDLLGYERPDQLRERNGGLIGLILPELTNPIFPQFAQSLEGSMAIHGYTPLVGTQIAGGATEDSYVEAMLEHHVDGLIFVSGLHADSTANLERYHRITARGVPFVTMNGYNAGLETPDFSADDASAIRQAIRHLVGLGHRKIGLATGPLRFGPARTKTETFLETMARVLPHETPCHAHTLFTVEGGFSACAELVSQGCTGIIFASDIMAFGAIRYCQSSGMRIPEDLSIVGFDDSPLNAFTNPPLTTLHQPVKAMCDAAVTTLLGMINGTHSPIGPLLFDPELIVRESTALPHR; encoded by the coding sequence ATGGCGAAGCGGATTCGACTAGCGGATCTTGCAACTCAAGCAGGTGTATCAACAGCTACTGTTTCTCGCGTTCTTAACGGCAAACATTCGGTAGCACCAGAAACACGGCAGGCGGTACTCGCCGCATTGGACTTGCTAGGGTATGAACGCCCTGATCAGCTTCGCGAGCGCAACGGCGGACTTATCGGTCTGATACTACCCGAGCTCACCAATCCTATTTTTCCACAATTTGCGCAGTCACTCGAAGGCAGCATGGCCATACACGGTTACACGCCACTTGTTGGTACTCAGATCGCTGGTGGCGCTACCGAAGATTCATATGTGGAAGCAATGCTCGAGCATCACGTCGATGGGCTAATTTTTGTCTCTGGCCTCCACGCTGACTCAACTGCTAATCTCGAACGATACCACCGTATTACTGCCCGAGGGGTCCCTTTCGTCACGATGAATGGATATAATGCTGGACTCGAGACGCCTGATTTTTCTGCCGACGACGCGTCTGCCATTCGTCAAGCAATCCGACATCTGGTTGGCTTAGGACACCGGAAAATCGGCTTAGCAACAGGTCCGCTACGTTTTGGACCAGCTCGTACGAAAACAGAAACATTCCTCGAGACAATGGCGCGAGTTCTTCCTCATGAAACTCCGTGTCATGCACACACCTTATTTACTGTAGAAGGTGGTTTTTCGGCATGTGCCGAGCTCGTATCGCAAGGTTGCACGGGAATTATCTTCGCCTCTGACATCATGGCTTTTGGTGCTATCCGCTACTGCCAGTCGTCGGGCATGAGGATTCCAGAAGACTTATCGATCGTAGGATTCGATGATTCGCCGTTGAACGCTTTTACGAATCCTCCATTAACCACGTTACACCAACCGGTAAAAGCCATGTGCGATGCTGCAGTTACCACTCTTCTAGGCATGATTAATGGTACTCATTCACCAATCGGCCCCTTACTTTTTGACCCCGAGCTCATTGTTCGTGAATCTACCGCATTACCCCATCGATGA
- a CDS encoding glycoside hydrolase family 13 protein — translation MIIHQQTTPQQWWQDAVIYQIYPRSFASSHGKIGDLAGISSRLEYVADLGVDAIWLSPFYRSPQKDGGYDVANYRLVDPLFGTNDDAVNLIATAHRNNLKIIVDLVPNHTSDEHEWFQAALAGDEAARARYYFRDGIDGNPPNDWISIFGGSAWTRVCDRADAPGSPWESDTSWYLHLFDSSQPDLNWDNPEVREEFDNILRFWLNLGVDGFRVDVAHGLAKDPALPNWQYHWDMVAGGSEIPENVPRPPMWNRPEVHEIYRRWRSVLDEYGPDRMLVAEAWVDSEEDLAKYVRSDEMSQAFNFAFLLTPFTAHDLRKTVLTSLGAMDSVGAPTTWVLSNHDVVRATSRLGLSHTGKGPNGIRSWEEQPDVELGHRRALAAHLLQAALPGSTYIYQGEELSLPEHMDLPDNVREDPAFFRTQGREAGRDGQRVPMPWEADQPAFGFSPNGESWLPQPAQWADIAVDVQADQPHSSLNHFKRMIALRKTLAMGTAQLVDQEPQADYLHYVSQRNDRADIHVVVAFDNPVSLPEDANLLIATCEISDGILPANSAVWFEQDTERVN, via the coding sequence GTGATAATCCATCAGCAAACAACCCCACAACAATGGTGGCAAGACGCCGTCATTTACCAGATTTATCCGCGCTCATTCGCGTCATCACATGGAAAGATTGGGGATCTTGCCGGAATTAGCTCACGACTAGAATACGTAGCTGACCTAGGTGTCGATGCGATTTGGCTTTCCCCGTTCTATCGGTCACCACAAAAAGACGGTGGGTACGACGTCGCGAATTATCGGCTGGTGGACCCTCTGTTCGGCACAAACGACGACGCAGTTAACCTAATTGCCACAGCACATCGCAATAACCTCAAAATTATTGTTGATCTGGTACCTAACCATACCTCGGATGAACATGAGTGGTTCCAGGCGGCCCTTGCTGGCGACGAAGCTGCCCGTGCCCGCTACTACTTCCGGGATGGCATAGACGGCAACCCACCGAATGATTGGATCTCTATTTTCGGAGGCAGTGCTTGGACTCGCGTCTGTGACCGTGCAGACGCCCCAGGCAGTCCTTGGGAAAGCGATACAAGCTGGTACTTGCACCTTTTCGACTCGTCACAGCCTGACCTGAATTGGGATAACCCTGAAGTACGCGAGGAATTTGATAATATTCTGCGTTTTTGGCTCAACCTCGGAGTTGATGGTTTCCGCGTAGATGTCGCTCACGGCTTAGCTAAGGATCCAGCACTGCCAAACTGGCAGTATCACTGGGATATGGTTGCCGGCGGCTCTGAGATTCCAGAAAACGTTCCCCGACCCCCAATGTGGAACCGTCCCGAAGTCCATGAAATCTATCGACGCTGGCGCTCAGTCCTTGACGAATACGGTCCAGACCGGATGCTGGTAGCCGAAGCATGGGTAGACAGTGAAGAAGACCTAGCAAAATATGTCAGGTCAGACGAGATGAGCCAAGCTTTCAACTTTGCATTCCTGCTGACTCCGTTCACTGCGCATGATCTGCGTAAAACCGTCTTGACTTCCCTTGGCGCAATGGATTCGGTTGGTGCTCCAACTACCTGGGTATTATCGAATCACGACGTCGTCCGGGCCACCTCGCGCCTCGGCTTGTCACACACTGGTAAAGGACCCAACGGCATTCGTTCATGGGAAGAACAACCAGACGTGGAACTCGGCCACCGGCGTGCACTTGCCGCTCACCTACTACAGGCAGCGCTACCTGGTTCAACGTATATTTATCAAGGCGAAGAGCTGTCATTGCCCGAGCACATGGATCTACCAGACAACGTTCGCGAAGATCCTGCATTTTTCCGGACGCAGGGACGTGAAGCCGGACGCGACGGCCAGCGTGTTCCAATGCCGTGGGAAGCAGACCAGCCTGCATTTGGATTCTCTCCTAACGGAGAAAGCTGGCTACCGCAACCAGCTCAATGGGCAGACATTGCGGTAGATGTGCAAGCAGACCAGCCTCATTCTTCCCTCAACCATTTCAAACGTATGATTGCGCTGCGTAAAACACTCGCTATGGGCACAGCACAGCTGGTCGATCAAGAGCCACAAGCAGATTACCTGCATTACGTTTCGCAACGAAACGATCGGGCAGATATTCACGTCGTCGTAGCGTTTGATAATCCTGTTTCGTTACCTGAAGACGCAAATCTTCTGATCGCGACCTGTGAAATCTCGGATGGCATTCTCCCTGCTAATTCTGCCGTTTGGTTCGAACAGGACACCGAACGGGTGAATTAA